The following DNA comes from Catenulispora sp. MAP5-51.
CTGCTGATGACGGCACTGGACCGGGACGGGCGCAACACCGAGGCCCTTACCGTCTTTCGTGACCTGCGCGCGCGGCTCCATGACCAGAGCGGAACCGAACCCGGTCCGGAACTGCGAGATCTCCACCATCGGCTCCTCAACGGCACTGCGCGAGCTCAGCCCACAGCTGTCGCCGTCGATCGCCTGGGTGCTCAGTCCGCCATAGACACGCTGGACCCAGCCCCCGCGTACCTGGCCGGGCGGGAGAGTGATCTCTCGTTCCTCATCGGCGCGGTCACAGCCGATCTACGCGCTGGCAATCGTGCCGCGACGTTCGCCATCGAAGGACTGCCGGGAGCGGGGAAGACCGCCCTCGCCCTGCACGCCGCCCACCAGCTGCGCTCTCGCTGTCCGGACGGAGCACTGCAGATCAACCTCCACGCCCACGACCCACACCTTCCGCCTCTGGACCCGCGCGAGGCGTTGACCCAGCTTCTCGATGCCTTCGGTACCCCATTCCGCGAACTGGCCCGCGCCGACACGCTTCCGGCTCTCGCGGCTCTCTGGCGCCGGCGCACAACTGGCCGCCGCCTGCTGCTCGTCCTCGACGACGTCCAAGGCCCGGCACAGATCGAACCCCTGATTCCGGCCGCACCCGGCACGATCGTCCTGATCAGCTCCAGGCGGCGTTTGACCGGGCCGCCGGGCCTGCGTCAGCACACGCTGGCTCCGCTACCCGACGACGCCGCGGTGGCGATCCTGGCCCACATCACAGAGCGCGACCTTCCCCAGGACGACGATCTGGCCCGCTTCACCCGTGCCTGTGCCGGCCTGGCCCTGGCGATCACCCTGGCCGCAGGCCACCTGCGCAGCCGGCCGGTTTGGACGGTCGGCGACCTGGTGACCCGCTTCTCCATGACGTCGCGGGCCCTGGCCGACGACCCGCTGACCGGGCCGATCCACACCGCCTTCGCCATGTCGTACCAGGCGCTGGACATTACGCTTCGCGATCTGCTGCGCTATATCGCAGCCCACCCCGGATCGGACATCGGACCGGCTGCGGCCGCTGCGATGTCCGAAGCCCTGCCGGCCGATGCCGACGTGCGTCTGGACGCGCTCGTGGACCACCGGCTTCTGGACCATACCGGGCCTCACCGCTACCGCCTTCACGATCTGCTCCGCCAATTCATCCTCGCCCAGTCCGACGAACAGCAGGCCGAAGCTCTCCGCGAAGGCGTGGAGCGGGCTGTCAGGTTCTATCGTGTCGTTGCCGATCGCGCTGACCACGCACAGAACCCGCGTCGACGAGCCCTGCATTACCCCGCGGCCTCGGCGCCGGTCGACGGCGTCCCTCTGGATACTGCGGAACAAGCCCGCATGTGGCTCGATCAAGAGCAACTGAACCTGGCGGCCATCACCACGTGGGCCGCACAGCACGGCCGCATCGCCTATACCGGACTGCTCCCTCATGTGCTCGTCCAACACCTGGACCACAGGGGACGCTCACATCACGCACTGGAGCTGATCGCACAAGCCCTGGCCGCGCGCACAGACACCGGACCCGCTGATGCCGTCACGGCTCGCTTGTTGACCGACCAGGCGGGGCTTTACTTCAGGACTGAGGAGCTCGGACCAGCGCTCGAAAGCGCCCAAACCGCACTGAACATATGGGACGCCAGTGATGACCGCTACGGACAGGCAGACAGCCACTACCAGATGGGCCGTATCCACTGGCTGGCCGGACGCCTCGACCGAGCCGTCGCCGCCTTCCGCAAAGCCGCAGCGTTCTACGAAGGTCTCGGCGACCGCAGCCGGGTGGCCGCGACGGAGAACCTCTGTGCCGTTGCCACGTACATGCAAGGACAGCACGATCAAGCCATCGTCCTTGGCAATCACGCCTTGGACCTTGCCCGCCACGAGAACGACCTGACCGTGATCGCCGACGTCCTCCTCGACCTCGGCGAGATGCACCGGAGACTCGGCCGGCAGACTCACGCCCTGGGCTACTTCCACGAGGCCCACACCCTGTCGGTGACCCTTGGCGACCCGCTCGTCACGGCCGTGGCGAACAACAACATAGGCGCCATCTACCAACACGCCGGCAAGCACGGGCAGGCCTTGGCGTCCTTCGACGCGGCGCTCCAGCTCCTTCGCGCAATCGGCGACCACCACACCGAGGTCGACAGCCTCGTCTTCATGGCGGCCTCCCACACCAAGCTCGCCGACCACGACGCCGCCTTCGATGCGCTCCGTGAGGCGGCGAGCCTGGTGAACCTGACCAACGACCAGCTCCAGCAGTCCCAGATCCGGCTGGCTGAAGGAAACGCCCACCGGGCGATCGGTGACCTCGCCCAATCGATCGACGCCTACCAACGCGCCCTGCACATAGCTCGAGGAGTCCAAGCACCGATGGAACAGACTGAAGCACATCGCGCGCTGAGCGAAGTCTTCGCCGCTGCCGGCGACACGATTCGCGCCCACGAACACCAGCAATTGGCCCTCGCCATCGAAGAACGACATTGTTGACGCGCTCACACTGAAAGGTCGTCATGGACCCCATACTCACGCCGAGTTTGATCACCACGGCACTGACAAAACTGTTGAACAGTGCCGCCAGCGAGGCGGGATCAA
Coding sequences within:
- a CDS encoding tetratricopeptide repeat protein, which codes for MQYKMFGPVGVRVRERFHLAGSPREQAVLAVLLMERRRAVPARTIADRLWDDDPPDGFRSTLASYVSRLRRQLRSADEAAGHIANGPAGYRLDVPVEQVDVHCFDQLVSQAQSRAVTDPSSARKLFRQAEALWSGEPLAGVTGAWAATVRRILTEKRRTAILRRIELDLCDDGTAAEAVVELTELSASNGTDQRVAKLLMTALDRDGRNTEALTVFRDLRARLHDQSGTEPGPELRDLHHRLLNGTARAQPTAVAVDRLGAQSAIDTLDPAPAYLAGRESDLSFLIGAVTADLRAGNRAATFAIEGLPGAGKTALALHAAHQLRSRCPDGALQINLHAHDPHLPPLDPREALTQLLDAFGTPFRELARADTLPALAALWRRRTTGRRLLLVLDDVQGPAQIEPLIPAAPGTIVLISSRRRLTGPPGLRQHTLAPLPDDAAVAILAHITERDLPQDDDLARFTRACAGLALAITLAAGHLRSRPVWTVGDLVTRFSMTSRALADDPLTGPIHTAFAMSYQALDITLRDLLRYIAAHPGSDIGPAAAAAMSEALPADADVRLDALVDHRLLDHTGPHRYRLHDLLRQFILAQSDEQQAEALREGVERAVRFYRVVADRADHAQNPRRRALHYPAASAPVDGVPLDTAEQARMWLDQEQLNLAAITTWAAQHGRIAYTGLLPHVLVQHLDHRGRSHHALELIAQALAARTDTGPADAVTARLLTDQAGLYFRTEELGPALESAQTALNIWDASDDRYGQADSHYQMGRIHWLAGRLDRAVAAFRKAAAFYEGLGDRSRVAATENLCAVATYMQGQHDQAIVLGNHALDLARHENDLTVIADVLLDLGEMHRRLGRQTHALGYFHEAHTLSVTLGDPLVTAVANNNIGAIYQHAGKHGQALASFDAALQLLRAIGDHHTEVDSLVFMAASHTKLADHDAAFDALREAASLVNLTNDQLQQSQIRLAEGNAHRAIGDLAQSIDAYQRALHIARGVQAPMEQTEAHRALSEVFAAAGDTIRAHEHQQLALAIEERHC